The genomic stretch AAAATGCGCAACATGACGCGGGCCGACGGAAATCCCCGTGGACTGCAAGATGCCAAACCGCTCCCCCGGCCCGTCATAGAAATCCCGTAATGCAATCGAGCGCTGGGCTTGGCCGCCTTTCCCACGCGGCCATACCGCTACGAAATCGGAGACGTGGAACATGAGGTTGCACCCGACCACTCCGGAAGAGTTGGCAAGGCCATCAGGCCAGACGTTGTTTGCTGAACGCAACAGAAGATGTGGCGTCGACAAAGCGCCGCCTGCCAAGGCAAATATCTTCGCCTTGACGGTCAGGACGTCATCGTTTCGTCGGCAGAGCAAGCTTTGAACGCGTTCCTGGCCGGCCTCGAGGCGCACAACGGTGCAACGGTCGATCAGATTTGCGTTTCCAGTCGCAAGTGCAGGCTCGATGAAAACTTGTTTGGCCCCAAGGGGGGAGACTCGACCGAACTGCCCGACAATGCCTTGCCTTGGAGGGTCACAGGACGCATTATGGATACGGTATGGCCTGTACCCGTTCCTCATCAAGAGGTTGAAGACGTCGCGGTCCGGCTCTCCTAAGCGTGCGGGCGCCTGCAACGCAGCAGCAGGTCCATCGTGGAATGGATCTGCTGTTCCGGTGACGCCGAACATCTCCTCAACTCGCCGATAATAGGGCTCAAGCACATCGTAATCGAACGGCCATCCTCCTGCGCCCCGTTGCTGACATTCAGGTAGGAAGTTAGACCGCGAGAATCGTTCCAAGGTGCCTGCATAGAGCAATGTCGAGCCGCCACTGCCACAGCCAAGAGGTGGGAAGAACCTTACCGGCCGATGGTCAATGAGTGCACTGAGGCGATCGGGCCAGCGAGTTTGCGCCAATCGGATTTCAGGATCGGATTCGTCTGGATCATCGTCATCAACGTCTTGTCTGTCTGCGTATCCCTTTTCGAGAAAAACCACCCGGTAGCCTGCTAATGAGAGCACGTAGCCAAATGCGGCTCCGCCCATTCCCGCACCCACTATTGCGATATCCCACTCCATCGGCACCCCAGTTGAAATCCATAGGCAGGTCAATCGGAAGGGAGGCGAGGCTTTTCTCAGTAGCATCACAGCTGTCAGCCGCCGTAACTTCCCGCTCTAGGCCACCAGCTCGGTCAGCGGCATCCGAGAGATTCATAGCGAGGTTTGGCTGAACTTCTCACTTCGCAATAAGGCCATCCGCCGGAAGGTGTAGAAGGTAGCGTCTGTTCCACCACACCTGGGAAGTGTAGTTTGAGGAGGGTGTTGGGGTAACAATCATGGCTGGGGACGTGCAGTCGCATCTCGGGCGTATCTACCGCGCGAACGGACAGACAAGTCCGTTCGAGGGGTTGGCGTACAACGCCATTGGTTGGATTGTTGCAGGTGTCGATTTTCTTTTCCTGCTCGCCACGACCGCCGCAGGGTTCGTCCTCTACGAGGAGTTCAGTTTCAACCTTGATGCAGACCCCTTCCGCTATATCGGCATCGGCCTCGTGATGGCTATGGGCTTCGTTCTGGCGATGCACGGCGCGCAGGGCTATCGACCGGAAGCGATCCTTTCACAACGCCGGCAGATCAGGCTGATATGTGTTTTTATACCCGCCGCTCTCGGTTTCTTGCTGACCGTGATCTTCTTCTTGAAGCTCGGAGCTTCGTTGTCACGTGGATCAATCATCGTGTCGACGGCGCTGTGGATCATAGGCTTGATCAGCCTTCGCTCCTTCTGGCGCTGGTTTCTTCCAGTAGCAGTCTCGCACGGAACATTTGGTCGACGCCGCTTGCTGCTGATCTGCAGTGAGGATTTCGCGGTCTGGAAGTTCCAGGATCAGGCCATACGCACAGGAACGACTGTGGCTGAAGTCCTGCGGATAAGAGACGATGGCTCGATCGGTGAGGATCAGCTTACGCGCGTGGCCACCAAACCTCAGCCTCATCTCGATGAGATCGTCATCCTCTGGAGAGATGCCGAGATAGGGGTACTTGATGCCCATCTTCGGCTTCTGCAACGCTCGACACTTCCGGTCAGTATAGCTTTCGAGGCCATCATCGGAGCCGTCGTCTCCCACCCAAAGCACAAGATCGGAGGCTTGTCATGCTTTCAAACGCAACGCCCTCCGTTCACTACATATGAAAGCATTGTGAAACGCCTCTTTGACATCGCCTTTTCGGTGATCGCTCTGATCTCGCTGGCGCCTCTGATTACATTAGTTGCGCTCGCCGTGAAGCTAGACAGCCCAGGCCCAGTATTCTTCAGGCAGGTACGAAAAGGCTACGGCGGGCGGCCGTTTCAGATTGTGAAATTTCGGAGCATGAGTGTGCAGGAAAATGGAGTCGAGGTCAGACAGGCAAGGCGGGGAGATCCTCGTGTTACTCGTGTCGGCAGCTTCATTCGCTCCACAAGCATTGACGAACTTCCGCAGTTCTGGAACGTCCTGAAAGGAGAGATGTCGGTGGTAGGGCCCCGGCCGCATGCTGTGGCTCACGACGATTTCTTCGACGACCAGATCGGTCCCTACATCTTTCGCCGGCACGTCAAGCCGGGACTGACCGGTTGGGCCCAGGTGAACAACTGTCGCGGAGAGACGCCTAACCTGCAGAAGATGGAGGAGCGCGTCGCACTTGATCTGTGGTATATCAACAACTGGTCAATGATGCTCGATCTCAAGATCGTATGTCGCACGGTCTTTCAGCTTCACGACTATCGTGCGGCTTACTAGGCGGCCCGGGCCCCGTCACTGACATCAACCATCCCAGTCTCATCTACCAGGATTTCTAGCGGCGGCTCATGGCTGATAAAGTTGACGGGACTTGCGGTGGGACCGTATGCACCACTGTTGTGTAGAGCGACGATGTCGCCGACGTTGAGCCGGGGAAGGTCAACGTCGCACCCCAAACGATCGATCGACGTGCATAGCGGACCGACCAGGTTGACCCGCTCGACCGGCCCTCCACCACCAACCTTGTGCATGCGGTAGTTGCGGTGCAACGCCATACCAAAGTGGCCGCTTGCTGGCAGATTATGGTTCATCCCCCCGTCGCAGACGGCAAAACACGTACCGCGCGATAGCTTGGTGGAGACGACGCGGGTGAGGAAATAACCGGCCTCGGCGACTAGGTAGCGGCCTGTTTCGAGTATCAGCTTAGTCTCACGGAAGCGGCGCTCGCCCCTCAGGGTCTCAAATAGCGCCACCGTTTGTGTCCCGACGCGCTCGAGTTCGATCGCCACGTCGGAAGGATGGTAGGGTACGCCCAGGCCGGAACCGAAGATAAGCTTGTCCGGCACGATGCCATGACGCCTGCAGACTGTCTTGAAGATATCCAGGAAGCTTGCGTAATTCTCCACCGCCGCATCCGCCTTGAGGCCCTGTGTACCGGCGTAGATGTGGAAACCTGTGACATCGAGCCACTCAAGCTTGCCAATGGCCAGTATGGCTTCATCGCAATCTTCGACATCGATACCGAAAGGCGAGGGTCGACCACCCATCTGATCGCCAAAACCCTTTGGAATCGACGTCGGCGATAGCCTTATCAGCACCTTCTGCCGCCGCTTCAATCGTGCTGCGATCCTGTTGGCTTCGATTGCTTCTCTCGTCGATTCGATGACAAGCTCACCAAGAGCGCCGGAAATGACTTCCAGGAGCTCCGCCTGCGTCTTGCCCGGACCCGTGAAACTCATCCGCTCCGGCAGCCACCCCGCGGCAAGAGCCCGTCGGAATTCCCCTGCGGAGGAGATATCGAGATAATCGACGACATCGCGGAGCCGGTCCAAGAGGACACCGTTTGGATTGCTCTTTACAGCAAAGCTGATGGTGAACTGCTGCGCGAAAGCCTCGCGTAGATGCCGGCCTCGTTTCCTGATCTGAGGCATGAAGTAGACATAACATGGGGTCCCAAATTCCGCGGCCGCCCTCTCCAGCCACCAGTCAAGCGTCGCCGGCTGTTCCATCAGGCCGCTGCCTCGACAAAACGCAGGATTCGCGCGGGGGTGTCGAAGTTTTGCAGCGTCACGTCTTCAGCGCGGATCACCATTCCGCCGGCCTGCTCAATGAACGTGAGCAGGTTCACCATGGAGACTGAATCCAGGAGCCCCGAGGAAAACAGGGTGCTTTCGACCCGAACATCCGAGACCGACAGCGTCTCATGCAGGTAGCTCAGCAGGGTGTCTTCGTTCAGCTTCATGACAATGCTCCCTCATTGAGTGGTGCTCGCGGAATAGGTGCGACCGCATCTGTTAAGGCGAACCGTTGCCTGCACTCGCTTACTACGGCAGGACGATCAAGCTTGCCACTTGCGGTCCGTGGCATGGGCTGAGGCCAAAAATGGAAGTGCCTCGGCATCATGTAACTCGGCAGCGACTTGCGACAGTAGTGCAACAGCATGTCTTCGCCGGAGCTGTCTTGAGATGGCGTGACGGCGAGATGAATCGCCTGCCCCAGGTCTTCGTCATCGACGCCGAAGGCGACTGCTTCCGACACCAACTCGCTCCGATATATGTGATCCTCGACCTCCTCCGGGCTGACCCTGAATCCATTCGTCTTGATCATCATATCGGCGCGGCCGACGAACCATAGGTCGCCATCTGCGTCGATCCGGACGGTGTCTCCGCTGTATACCACCGGCTCCAGCCCTATCCGGTCGACCAGCTCGGCACAGGGACGAATTTTTTCTGCGCTCAGCTCAGGTCTGCCCCAGTAACCGAGGCTTACCAGAGGCCCCCGATGCACCAGTTCACCCTCCTCGTTAGGGCCAGCTAGACCAACTCCATGCTTGATGACAAAGACCTCCGCATCGGGAACGGCTTGTCCGATGCTGCCCCTCTTCAGCGCGAATTTGTGCGGCTGCAGATAGGTCGAGCGAAAGGCTTCAGTTAAGCCGTACATGAGAAAGATATCGACTCCTGGAAAGACCAGGGGCATCTTCGCCAGGATGTTGGGGGCCATAGATCCCCCTGAGTTGGTCACACGTCGAAGGCAAGGAAAGCTCCGTGGCGACGCCGTGAGAGCGCGCACGATTTGCCCCCAGAGCGGCGGCACCGCGGCCACGCCCGACACTCGTTCGCGCTCCATGGTGTTGATGACCTCGGCCGCCAAGGGGACCGGTTGATGAACCACAGTCCCACCAAGCAACATCATCGTCGTCAACTGGTTGAGACCATAGTCGAAACTGTACGGAAGCACACTGAGTAGGCGGTCGTCCTGCGTCAGTCCCAGGTAGCGGGCGACAGAGCGAGCACCGGCGAGAATGTTGTTGTTGCTCAGCATGACACCTTTCGGCATGCCGGTCGAACCCGAGGTATAGATGATCATAGCCAAATCGGTGCTCATTCGCCGAGCGACGTTGGGCGATCGAGAGCCACAATTCGATCTGCAGTCCGTGAACCGTGCGTCAACGGGAGGCGTGCCGTTAACAAGAACCCGAGTCACCGAGGTCGGTAGGCCCCGCGTCGAAAGAGCGGTTGCTGCCCGGGGATCTAGGATGATGCAGGACGCGCCGCTATCATTCGCAATGTAGGCCACCTGCTCCGCAGTGCATTGGGAATTGACGTTCACGATCGCCGCTCCCAGTTTCGCTACGGCGAACATCGCCGCGACTTCCGCTATGCTTTTCCGGAGTTGGATTATAACGCGGTCTCCACGCGACACGCCTGCTTCGTAAAGATGGTCGGCAAGACGATCCGTGACTTCCGACAACTCGCCATAGGTGGACTCGACTCCGTCCTCCACGATTGCGACGCGATCAATGGCATCGGCAACATTGTCCGCCAGGAGATCGTAGAAGCTCGTCGCCAACGCACTCATTGCCGGGCCCTTTCGGTGGTTGCCGTTTGGACCTCGAAGGCACAGAGCCTGGGGACGATCCGCGCAGGTGACCCGTAAGCAACACTATCCGAGGGTACGTCCGTCATTACTGCCGTGTTCGCCGCAATCCGTACACGATCCCCGATCTTGATCTCTCCCAGAACCGTCGCGTTTACACCGATGAAGACATCGTCTCCGATGATCGGAGGCCCTCCTCTCATGTTCGTCCCAATCGTGACGTTGTGCATGATGCCGCAGCGCTTGCCGATAATCGTGTGGGGATGGATCGACAATGAGCCCTCCGCGTGGATGATGTGGAAACCTTCGCCCACAACCACAGTTGGTGGAATCCATATCCGTGTGACAAGCGCGATCGGGGTATTAATCAGACCGTAAAGCTTCCGGGCCAGCCACAGAGTAGCTGGATGTCGACGCTGATCGCACCACCGCCCAAACCGGTAGGCGAACAAGGCCAGGAAGCTGGCATTCATGCTCGATCCATGCCGCCGATAGTCTCTCCGCACATCAGCAATGAACAGGAACAGCGGCGGGCCGGCGAGGTCAAGGCGGCCCGCCAGACGCTGCAGTCGTGGTATTTTGAGTTGGGGAATGAAAGCCGGTCCGCCCATCACGCCTCCAAAAGATCCAATGTGGCGGCAACCTCGCCCCAGCGAACTCTAAACCCATCCCTGCCGCCGTCACCTACGACGAAGGCGTACCTCTGCCCTTGCCTGTCAGTCGACACTTTGAGGACCGAAACCACGCGGTCACTCGGCTGAATGGTGAGCAGGCTGGCGTCGGGCGGCATAACGACCATTCCGTGCGCTAGTTGGCTTCCTTCCACGCCCGCGACCACTCGTGCGCCCGCACATGCCTCGATTAAAGTCGACAACGGGGAAGTCGTCGGATCTATGACCCGAAATCCACGTTCGACGCTGAGCTTTTCGGCAATCTCATGTTCATTGAGGAGAAAACGGCGCTCGCCGCTCTTGCCACGAAGGAGGAAGACACCGGCATGACGTGATACCGACAAGGGCCCCACGAGCAGACGTCGCATTCTCTCCGCACGGTCACGCTTGCCGTCGTTATGTCCTTCATCGTCGAAGGCGAAGAGTTCGTCGAAATGTGTACCGTCTACCGGAGTGGCGGAGATGCGCAGTCTGTGTTCATAGTCGCGCTGATGATCCGTTGGCCGGGCACGCGTGCGCACTACCGACCCGTCTCCCTCGGGTAACAATCCTCTCAAGCAGTCGTCCAGCAGCCACATGCCGAACCATCGGTTGCCCATCCAGCTTTCTGTGATTGTCGCTCGTCCTATCGCCGCTGATGGACGCGTATATAATGGAATGGATGAAGCTCTCGACCTCAGGAGGGCTGCTCCCTTCGATGTGTAAAGGGTGCCATCCAGAAGATCCACGTCAGTCAGACGAAGGCCCCAGGTCGCGGATTGTTCGCTCGTATATCCGCCGGCCAAGCCACGGATAATCTCTTCCGGAGGACCGAACTCGGTGCCACGAATGCGTTCCATCTGGCCGGGAAGGAAATAGGCAGGTGCAATGTATCGCGTCGTCGCCGGCGAGATCATCCAGCGCTCTGTCGCCAACGCTTGCAAGCTGCGCTGAGGACGCCGGAATACCTTGTGCACATGGTGGTGGAGTGGCCGCCAGTAAAGCAAGTCGATACCCCCGTCCCCGTAGCCCCCGCAGGAAGATCTGAAGACAATCATCACACATCTGCGCCGACCGAACCGCTACCCTAAACGGTGATTTCCCTACCTAGTTTGCGGTACGTTTTCCTCGCGTCCGGCCGAACGCCAACGAGAGATGCCTCACGTCGGCAAGCAGATCAGGGATCAGTGAAGCCATTGCGGAAACGCCATCCCAGCCGCACAAACCGAACGAGCTTCCGCACAGGCCGCATCATCTGGTTCGTTCCTGACCAGCCATAGGCACGATCAGTGTAATGGAGGTATTGGAGGATGAAAGAAAAGCGCGTCGTCAAAGTCGGATCAGGTACGACCGCCGGGCGCGCCCCATATCTTTCCAGGAACTGCTCGGCCAGGCGAACGAGCTGACGAGCCTGTCGCTCGTCTAAACCGGAACCTGCGGCCGTTTCTGAAATGTCACTATGCCATTTGGTGTCGGTCAGAACCATGGCAGTGAGGACCGAGAGGTAGAATACGCCGAGCGGCGACAGGTGAACCTGATCGTCAAAGAGGGCCTCCACTCTTTCATTCCGATTATGGCCATCGAACCCTTCAAGCTCCTCACCCGACCGAAGGGCTTCCACAGCGAAGGCAAGCCCAAGTGCCGCCGGTATAACTTGGATTTCTCGGTTTTGGCCTTGTTGGCGCAGCCTTTCGTTCACCCGGGCGATCACGTGGTCCCAAATGATGTGGGCTGCCCTCTCGTAGCGGACCCATGCGTCAGTGTCGTCCAGATCGGCGCGACTTATCCAGGGCGTCAGGAAGAAGCTCTTTCCATCTGGACGCTGCGTGGCGAACCATTCCTGCAGGCGCCGAAGCGAAGACGAGGTGCCCTCCCAAGCAAGCGCATCCAGGATTCGGTGTTGCTCGGTCACGATCAGTACATCCGAAACATCACTATCCCCGTCGTGGGTGTTCGAGGAACGAGTATGGTCCGGAACGCCGTTGCCATCTTTAAGGTGCTTCGCCAAACGCTGCCGTATCGAGGAACCCTCCACGGCATGAAGATCCCATAGGATACGGGCCCCCCGTTCTGACAGGAGCGCCTCAAGCGAGCGCGCTAGGCGATGATCGGTGAGGCTGTGCCCGGATATCAGCAAGAACATCGTCGCTGGCGGCTTTGCTTCCGCGGCACCCGCCGCCGGAGCTGCTGCAAGCGGCTCTCCCGCTCCAGGCAACGCAACCGTAATGGCGATTGCCGCCGCTGTTGTGACCATCCACCCAATCGTGCTCATGCAGCATGCCTCAAGATGATGCCACGAGGCTAGGCTGGACTTCGGACCCCGCCAATATGACCATCAGCGGCGCACGTACCACTTCCGGGGGCCAACTCCCCTCAGCGTCATACGATAGGCAAAGTGGGATTACCGCTTTGAGCTTGGTTCTCAATGTGTGCAACCGAGCCCTAGTATGGTTGATCGTAATGGGTTGAGGGATCCGCGATGTTGGGAAAGGTCACATGGCCGCCCCTGGCGATAGCTTTGCTTGCCGGAATGCTCC from Pseudorhizobium banfieldiae encodes the following:
- a CDS encoding GMC oxidoreductase, yielding MEWDIAIVGAGMGGAAFGYVLSLAGYRVVFLEKGYADRQDVDDDDPDESDPEIRLAQTRWPDRLSALIDHRPVRFFPPLGCGSGGSTLLYAGTLERFSRSNFLPECQQRGAGGWPFDYDVLEPYYRRVEEMFGVTGTADPFHDGPAAALQAPARLGEPDRDVFNLLMRNGYRPYRIHNASCDPPRQGIVGQFGRVSPLGAKQVFIEPALATGNANLIDRCTVVRLEAGQERVQSLLCRRNDDVLTVKAKIFALAGGALSTPHLLLRSANNVWPDGLANSSGVVGCNLMFHVSDFVAVWPRGKGGQAQRSIALRDFYDGPGERFGILQSTGISVGPRHVAHFLKQRLDMGWWRLLRPIKPIFHALALIGAWLLGRATIFATVLEDYPSTDNRVKVLADEPDTVHFQYTIDTELRQRVMRFRALYRRAFRHRRTVLLTRDVNLNFGHACGTCRLGADRSLSVVDSEHRSHDLENLYIVDASCFASSGGVNPSLTIAAMSIRAGELLRDRLDEAKGLSTEGSIGRNPI
- a CDS encoding exopolysaccharide biosynthesis polyprenyl glycosylphosphotransferase, which encodes MAGDVQSHLGRIYRANGQTSPFEGLAYNAIGWIVAGVDFLFLLATTAAGFVLYEEFSFNLDADPFRYIGIGLVMAMGFVLAMHGAQGYRPEAILSQRRQIRLICVFIPAALGFLLTVIFFLKLGASLSRGSIIVSTALWIIGLISLRSFWRWFLPVAVSHGTFGRRRLLLICSEDFAVWKFQDQAIRTGTTVAEVLRIRDDGSIGEDQLTRVATKPQPHLDEIVILWRDAEIGVLDAHLRLLQRSTLPVSIAFEAIIGAVVSHPKHKIGGLSCFQTQRPPFTTYESIVKRLFDIAFSVIALISLAPLITLVALAVKLDSPGPVFFRQVRKGYGGRPFQIVKFRSMSVQENGVEVRQARRGDPRVTRVGSFIRSTSIDELPQFWNVLKGEMSVVGPRPHAVAHDDFFDDQIGPYIFRRHVKPGLTGWAQVNNCRGETPNLQKMEERVALDLWYINNWSMMLDLKIVCRTVFQLHDYRAAY
- a CDS encoding decarboxylase — encoded protein: MEQPATLDWWLERAAAEFGTPCYVYFMPQIRKRGRHLREAFAQQFTISFAVKSNPNGVLLDRLRDVVDYLDISSAGEFRRALAAGWLPERMSFTGPGKTQAELLEVISGALGELVIESTREAIEANRIAARLKRRQKVLIRLSPTSIPKGFGDQMGGRPSPFGIDVEDCDEAILAIGKLEWLDVTGFHIYAGTQGLKADAAVENYASFLDIFKTVCRRHGIVPDKLIFGSGLGVPYHPSDVAIELERVGTQTVALFETLRGERRFRETKLILETGRYLVAEAGYFLTRVVSTKLSRGTCFAVCDGGMNHNLPASGHFGMALHRNYRMHKVGGGGPVERVNLVGPLCTSIDRLGCDVDLPRLNVGDIVALHNSGAYGPTASPVNFISHEPPLEILVDETGMVDVSDGARAA
- a CDS encoding acyl carrier protein → MKLNEDTLLSYLHETLSVSDVRVESTLFSSGLLDSVSMVNLLTFIEQAGGMVIRAEDVTLQNFDTPARILRFVEAAA
- a CDS encoding AMP-binding protein, whose protein sequence is MSALATSFYDLLADNVADAIDRVAIVEDGVESTYGELSEVTDRLADHLYEAGVSRGDRVIIQLRKSIAEVAAMFAVAKLGAAIVNVNSQCTAEQVAYIANDSGASCIILDPRAATALSTRGLPTSVTRVLVNGTPPVDARFTDCRSNCGSRSPNVARRMSTDLAMIIYTSGSTGMPKGVMLSNNNILAGARSVARYLGLTQDDRLLSVLPYSFDYGLNQLTTMMLLGGTVVHQPVPLAAEVINTMERERVSGVAAVPPLWGQIVRALTASPRSFPCLRRVTNSGGSMAPNILAKMPLVFPGVDIFLMYGLTEAFRSTYLQPHKFALKRGSIGQAVPDAEVFVIKHGVGLAGPNEEGELVHRGPLVSLGYWGRPELSAEKIRPCAELVDRIGLEPVVYSGDTVRIDADGDLWFVGRADMMIKTNGFRVSPEEVEDHIYRSELVSEAVAFGVDDEDLGQAIHLAVTPSQDSSGEDMLLHYCRKSLPSYMMPRHFHFWPQPMPRTASGKLDRPAVVSECRQRFALTDAVAPIPRAPLNEGALS
- a CDS encoding serine O-acetyltransferase; its protein translation is MGGPAFIPQLKIPRLQRLAGRLDLAGPPLFLFIADVRRDYRRHGSSMNASFLALFAYRFGRWCDQRRHPATLWLARKLYGLINTPIALVTRIWIPPTVVVGEGFHIIHAEGSLSIHPHTIIGKRCGIMHNVTIGTNMRGGPPIIGDDVFIGVNATVLGEIKIGDRVRIAANTAVMTDVPSDSVAYGSPARIVPRLCAFEVQTATTERARQ
- a CDS encoding glycosyltransferase family 61 protein, yielding MLYWRPLHHHVHKVFRRPQRSLQALATERWMISPATTRYIAPAYFLPGQMERIRGTEFGPPEEIIRGLAGGYTSEQSATWGLRLTDVDLLDGTLYTSKGAALLRSRASSIPLYTRPSAAIGRATITESWMGNRWFGMWLLDDCLRGLLPEGDGSVVRTRARPTDHQRDYEHRLRISATPVDGTHFDELFAFDDEGHNDGKRDRAERMRRLLVGPLSVSRHAGVFLLRGKSGERRFLLNEHEIAEKLSVERGFRVIDPTTSPLSTLIEACAGARVVAGVEGSQLAHGMVVMPPDASLLTIQPSDRVVSVLKVSTDRQGQRYAFVVGDGGRDGFRVRWGEVAATLDLLEA